From a single Apium graveolens cultivar Ventura chromosome 2, ASM990537v1, whole genome shotgun sequence genomic region:
- the LOC141707956 gene encoding cysteine synthase 2 — translation MMKITRNAAAVTATASVTLVAYFVVWKLYKKSCCCSSKKKIIKRGIIEAVGNTPLIRINSLSQATGCEILGKAEFFNPGGSVKDRVAIKIIQEALQLGLLPKGGIVTEGSAGSTAISLATVAPAYGCKCHVVIPDDAAVEKSQILEALGATVERVRPVSITHKHHYVNIAKRRALEANHIAIDQEILKQTNGKYVAQINGAIPKGEKQFTFFSADCKGGFFADQFENLANFRAHYEGTGPEIWKQTGGNLHSFVAAAGTGGTVAGVSRFLKEKDPNIKCFLIDPPGSGLFNKVTRGVMYTTEEAEGRRLKNPFDTITEGIGINRLTENFKMAELDGAFRGTDMEAVEMSRFLLKNDGLFVGSSSAMNCVGAVRVAQSLGPGHIIVTILCDSGMRHLSKFHNAKYLSQHGLTPTATGLEFLGLRN, via the exons ATGATGAAAATCACAAGAAATGCGGCGGCTGTAACAGCAACAGCCTCCGTAACTCTGGTGGCTTACTTTGTGGTGTGGAAATTATACAAGAAAAGTTGTTGTTGTTCCAGTAAAAAGAAGATAATAAAAAGAGGAATAATTGAAGCAGTCGGAAACACCCCTCTTATTAGAATCAACAGTCTTTCTCAAGCCACTGGTTGTGAG ATTCTTGGGAAAGCTGAGTTTTTTAATCCAGGAGGAAGTGTCAAAGACAGGGTTGCTATCAAAATTATCCAGGAG GCTCTACAACTTGGTCTTCTACCTAAAGGTGGGATTGTTACTGAAGGAAGTGCCGGAAGCACTGCTATTAGTCTTGCTACAGTTGCTCCTGCTTATGGATGTAAATGTCATGTCGTTATCCCAGATGATGCTGCTGTTGAGAAA TCTCAAATACTGGAGGCCCTTGGAGCAACTGTTGAAAGGGTAAGGCCAGTATCAATTACGCACAAACACCACTATGTCAATATTGCAAAGAGAAGGGCATTGGAAGCAAATCACATTGCCATTGACCAAGAAATATTGAAACAAACAAATGGCAAATATGTAGCACAAATAAATGGTGCTATACCTAAAGGAGAAAAACAGTTTACATTTTTCTCAGCAGACTGCAAAGGTGGGTTCTTCGCAGATCAATTTGAGAATCTTGCAAACTTTAGGGCCCACTATGAGGGTACTGGCCCTGAAATTTGGAAACAGACTGGTGGGAACTTGCATTCTTTTGTTGCAGCTGCAGGCACAGGAGGGACGGTGGCCGGTGTTTCACGATTTTTGAAG GAAAAAGATCCAAATATCAAGTGCTTCCTCATTGATCCTCCTGGTTCCGGGCTGTTTAACAAGGTAACAAGGGGAGTAATGTACACAACAGAGGAAGCTGAAGGACGGAGACTGAAGAACCCATTTGACACCATAACTGAAGGAATTGGGATCAATAGATTAACCGAGAATTTTAAAATGGCAGAACTTGATGGGGCTTTCCGTGGTACTGATATGGAAGCAGTTGAAATGTCCAG GTTTCTGTTGAAAAACGATGGGCTATTTGTAGGTAGCTCTTCAGCTATGAACTGTGTTGGAGCAGTAAGAGTTGCACAATCCCTGGGTCCAGGCCACATTATTGTTACAATTTTGTGTGACAGCGGGATGAGACATCTGAGTAAATTTCACAATGCTAAATATCTATCTCAGCATGGCCTGACACCTACAGCTACTGGTTTAGAATTTCTTGGCCTTAGAAATTGA